One window of the Rosa rugosa chromosome 3, drRosRugo1.1, whole genome shotgun sequence genome contains the following:
- the LOC133737630 gene encoding uncharacterized protein LOC133737630: protein MAYHTRSNSFPSRSHPLIQEVDEQLCRLTSFEASSTSSSSISHQLNCLQDLHDCVDILLQLPLTQQALAQEKHEKWANELLDGSLRLLDICSTAKDALLLTKECIQNLQSIVRRRGGGESDVLASEVRKYLTSRKMVKKSLHKTMGNLKEMENKSNFSSLNKDQETIAIISKLREVEAVTRTMFEPILSFISGPKVSSSWSFISKMLQSKRVASLACEEETEVNQFAEVDAALKSHKSLDNAQNQLNNLESCIQDQEEGLECLFRQLIKTRVSLLNILNH from the coding sequence ATGGCTTACCACACTCGCTCTAACAGCTTCCCCTCCAGGTCACACCCTCTCATTCAAGAAGTTGATGAACAATTGTGCAGATTGACGTCTTTCGAAGCCAGCtccacatcatcatcatcaataaGCCACCAACTAAATTGTCTGCAAGACTTGCATGATTGTGTTGATATATTGCTTCAATTGCCACTCACCCAACAAGCCTTAGCCCAAGAGAAGCATGAAAAATGGGCTAATGAACTATTAGATGGCTCTCTCAGGCTCTTGGATATTTGCAGCACTGCCAAAGATGCCTTGTTGCTAACCAAGGAATGCATTCAGAACCTTCAGTCAATCGTccgaagaagaggaggaggagaatcTGATGTACTCGCAAGTGAAGTTAGGAAATACTTAACCTCCAGGAAGATGGTGAAAAAGTCGCTCCACAAGACTATGGGGAATTTGAAGGAAATGGAAAACAAATCCAATTTCTCTTCCCTCAACAAGGACCAAGAGACAATCGCCATTATTAGCAAGCTGAGAGAAGTTGAAGCAGTCACTCGAACAATGTTTGAACCAATATTGTCCTTCATCTCTGGGCCAAAGGTATCAAGCAGCTGGTCATTTATATCCAAGATGTTGCAGTCAAAAAGAGTAGCTTCACTAGCTTGTGAGGAAGAAACAGAAGTAAACCAATTTGCAGAGGTGGATGCTGCATTGAAGTCACACAAGAGTTTAGACAATGCACAAAACCAGCTTAACAATCTGGAGTCATGCATCCAAGACCAAGAAGAAGGACTCGAGTGCCTATTTAGGCAATTGATAAAAACAAGAGTCTCCCTACTCAACATCCTCAACCACTAG
- the LOC133737629 gene encoding uncharacterized protein LOC133737629, whose product MAYHTRSNSFPSRPHPVNQEVDEYLSRLRSSETTSVGKINRMEITTPTTKEQSLFISFHFHLFSFCFHLPCFLQHAFPFCLPLSLSCFLSLPPTFFFLQLRRDGPTTSTSSISHRLSGLQDLHDCVDRLLQLPLTQQSLAKEKHQKWADEILDGSLRMLDVCSTAKDAMLQTKECIQELQSIIRRRRKDQSGVVTSEVRKYLTLRKTVKKAIQKALGNLKANRSTFSSLNNDQETISIFSKLRDVEVVTLTVLESVLSFISGPKSKPSSWSLVSKMVQSKRIACKEEMKVNEFALVDAALKSHKSLDDAHNQLNNLNSCIQDQEEGLDCLFRQLIKTRVSLLNILSH is encoded by the exons ATGGCTTACCACACTCGATCTAACAGCTTCCCCTCTAGGCCACACCCAGTCAATCAAGAAGTTGATGAATATTTGTCCAGATTGAGGTCTTCTGAAACAACTTCTGTTgggaaaattaatagaatggaaataacaactccaaccacaaaa GAACAGTCACTATTCATTTCCTTTCACTTTCACCTTTTCTCTTTTTGCTTTCACCTTCCATGTTTCCTGCAGCATGCTTTTCCCTTTTGTCTTCCACTTTCTTTatcttgctttctttctttgcctcccacgttcttcttcctccaattaAGGAGGGATGGCCCAACAACTTCCACATCATCTATAAGCCACAGACTAAGTGGTCTTCAAGACTTACATGATTGTGTTGATAGGTTGCTTCAATTGCCACTCACCCAACAATCCTTGGCAAAAGAGAAACATCAGAAATGGGCTGATGAGATATTAGATGGCTCTCTCAGGATGTTGGATGTTTGTAGTACTGCCAAGGATGCCATGTTGCAAACCAAGGAGTGCATACAAGAACTTCAATCAATCATTCGAAGAAGGCGTAAAGACCAATCTGGAGTGGTCACAAGTGAGGTTAGAAAATACTTAACCTTGAGGAAGACAGTGAAAAAGGCAATCCAAAAGGCTTTGGGGAATCTGAAGGCAAACAGATCCACTTTCTCTTCGCTCAACAACGACCAAGAGACTATCTCCATTTTTAGCAAGCTGAGAGATGTTGAAGTAGTCACTCTCACAGTGTTGGAATCAGTGTTGTCCTTCATCTCTGGGCCAAAGTCAAAGCCTAGCAGCTGGTCTTTGGTTTCCAAGATGGTGCAGTCAAAAAGAATAGCTTGCAAGGAAGAAATGAAAGTAAACGAATTTGCACTAGTGGATGCTGCATTGAAGTCACACAAGAGTTTAGACGATGCACACAACCAACTTAACAATCTGAACTCATGCATTCAAGACCAAGAAGAAGGACTCGACTGCCTATTTAGGCAATTGATCAAAACAAGAGTCTCCCTTCTCAACATCTTAAGCCACTAG
- the LOC133741131 gene encoding uncharacterized protein LOC133741131 — MAFHTRSNSFPSRPHPLFQEIDEHLCRLKSSEATSTSSSSISHKLSSLQDLHDCVDRLLQLPLTQKALAQEQHQKWANELLDGSLRILDVCSTSKDALMKTKENVQDLQSIIRRKRGDESAVLKSEARKYLISRKTVKKALHKALGNMKGMANRSSSSCNKDQETITIVSKLRDVEAVTLAMFESVLSFISGPKSKPYSWSLVSKMLQSNRIACEEETKVNEFTEVDAALKSLKSGDNTHNQLNNLESCIQDQEEALDCLYRQLIKTRVSLLNISSTTRY; from the coding sequence ATGGCTTTCCACACTCGCTCCAACAGCTTTCCCTCAAGGCCACACCCACTGTTTCAAGAAATTGATGAGCATTTGTGCAGATTGAAGTCTTCTGAGGCCACCtccacatcttcatcatcaataaGCCACAAACTAAGCAGTCTCCAAGACTTGCATGATTGTGTCGATAGGTTGCTTCAATTGCCTCTCACCCAAAAGGCCTTGGCACAAGAGCAGCATCAGAAATGGGCTAATGAGCTATTAGATGGATCTCTCAGGATCTTGGATGTTTGTAGCACTTCCAAAGACGCCCTGATGAAAACCAAGGAAAACGTACAAGATCTTCAATCAATCATTCGAAGAAAGCGTGGAGATGAATCTGCAGTACTCAAGAGTGAAGCAAGGAAATACTTGATATCCAGGAAGACAGTGAAAAAGGCTCTCCACAAAGCTTTGGGGAACATGAAGGGAATGGCAAACAGATCTTCGTCTTCCTGCAACAAGGATCAAGAGACTATAACCATCGTGAGCAAGCTGAGAGATGTGGAAGCAGTCACTCTCGCCATGTTTGAATCAGTTCTATCCTTCATCTCAGGGCCAAAGTCAAAGCCTTACAGCTGGTCTTTGGTTTCCAAGATGTTGCAGTCAAATAGAATAGCTTGCGAGGAAGAAACAAAAGTAAATGAATTTACAGAGGTGGATGCTGCATTGAAGTCACTCAAGAGTGGTGACAACACACACAACCAGCTTAACAATCTGGAATCATGCATTCAAGACCAAGAAGAAGCACTTGATTGTCTATATAGGCAATTGATCAAAACAAGAGTCTCCCTTCTCAACATATCCTCAACCACTAGATATTAG
- the LOC133741132 gene encoding uncharacterized protein LOC133741132 produces the protein MASHTRSNSFPSRPHPIIEEANEQLCRLRSSAATSTSSSSISHKLSGLENLHDCVERLLQLPLNQQALAQEKHQKCTNELLDGSLRLLDVCSIAKEALQQTKECLQDLQSIIRRRGCESGVLTSEVRRYLVSRKMVKKTIQKAMVNTRSSFSSLNKETESISIVNMLRNVEAITLTVFESLLSFILGPKASSSWSLVSKMMQSKRVACEEEAEINEFAEVDAALKSLKSADSVQNQLNNLESCIQDQEQGLESLFRQLIKTRVSLLNILNH, from the coding sequence ATGGCTTCCCACACTCGCTCTAACAGCTTCCCCTCTAGGCCACACCCTATCATTGAAGAAGCTAATGAACAATTGTGCAGATTGAGGTCTTCTGCAGCCACCtcaacatcttcatcatcaataaGCCACAAACTAAGTGGTCTAGAAAACTTGCATGATTGTGTTGAAAGGCTGCTTCAGTTGCCCCTCAATCAACAGGCTTTAGCACAAGAGAAACATCAGAAATGCACTAATGAGCTATTAGATGGTTCCCTCAGACTCTTGGATGTTTGTAGCATTGCCAAGGAAGCCCTGCAGCAAACCAAGGAATGCTTACAGGATCTTCAATCTATCATAAGAAGACGAGGATGCGAATCTGGAGTACTTACAAGTGAGGTTAGGAGATACTTGGTCTCCAGGAAGATGGTGAAAAAGACAATCCAAAAGGCTATGGTCAATACCAGATCCTCTTTCTCTTCACTCAACAAGGAGACTGAATCTATTTCCATTGTTAACATGTTAAGAAATGTAGAAGCAATTACTCTTACAGTGTTTGAATCACTGTTGTCCTTCATCTTGGGGCCAAAGGCATCAAGCAGCTGGTCATTGGTATCAAAGATGATGCAGTCAAAAAGAGTAGCTTGTGAGGAAGAAGCAGAAATAAATGAATTCGCAGAGGTGGATGCTGCATTGAAGTCACTCAAGAGTGCAGACAGTGTACAGAACCAGCTTAACAATCTGGAGTCATGCATTCAAGATCAAGAACAAGGACTCGAGAGCCTATTTAGGCAATTGATCAAGACTAGAGTCTCCCTTCTCAACATCCTCAACCACTAG